Part of the Sandaracinaceae bacterium genome, GTCGACGTGCTCCCGGTCGGGCTCGCCTACGACCACGGGGTCGAGTACTTCCACACCTCGTTCATGACGCACCTCGAGCAGGTGGCCGCACGCCCTCGCACGCGTGTCGTCGTCGAGGTGGGCCAGCCGTTCCCAGCGGAAGGCAAGAGCGCAGCGCTCGCGGAGCGGGCTCAGCAAGAGGTGCAGGCGCTGGTGACGCGCGCGCGGGCCCGCCACCAGGCGTTGCCCGAGGGACGCGGCGAGGGCTGCCCATGAGCGCGGGCGTGGGCCTCTGGCTGGGCGGCGCGCTGCTGGCGCTGTTCTTCGCGTGGATCCTCGGGCACATGCAGCGCACGGACGCGCGGCTGCGCACGGAGCGGGTGCTGAAGCTGACACAGCGGGGGCTCGGCGAGCTCGTGCCCGGCGAGGTCAACGCCACGCGCGGGGCGCTCCGGGCGCGCGCCGAGCCCCTCACGTGCCCGGTCGACGGCGCGGCGTGCGTCTTCTACGAGCTGTCGCTCACACGCGCGGGGAGCGTGCGCGGGCAGGCGCGCGCGCCCGAGACGGTGCAGCACACGGAGCGCTACGCCGACGCCGTGGTCCGAGACGGTGACGCGGCGGTGGGTGTGGCGCTGCGCGGCGCACGGTTCACGGGGCACGTGCGCGAGATCACCCGCGAGGCCACGTTCCGCGATGGCGAGTGGCTCGCAGACACCTGGGAAGACGGCGGGTGGTCGGGCGACGAGCGCGCGTTCGTGGACGCCCTGGGAGACGGCGCACGCGGCGAGCTCGACGCGGGCACGCTGACGCTGCGCCTGCGCACGCTGCCCCCCGTCGACGACGCGCTGGTCATCGGCGAGGCGCTGCGCAGCTCGAGCGCGGCAGAAGGCCTCACGCTGGGGTCTTCCGCGCGCTTCCAGCTCGAGCTGACGAGCGGATCCCTCGCGCACTACCAGCGCGCGCAGCAGCACGCGCTCACCACCATGCAGGGGGCCTCCCGCGCGTTCGTCGCGCTCGCGGTGGTGCTGGCGCTGTTGGCTGGGCTGACCTACGCGGGTGTGCTTGGCTAGCGCATGAGCGAAGACACACCCCCGCGCAGCCCGAGCACGCCCACCGACGCCCACGCCGCGTCGCCCTCGCCCACGGGGCGCCCTCCGAGCGACTCGTACACCGAGATGACGGAGATGGTGCTCCCCCAGCACACCAACGTCGTGGGCACGGCGTTCGGCGGCGTGATCATGAGCTGGGTGGACATCTGCGCGGCCATCGCGGCCCAGCGTCACTGCGGGGAGGTGGCCGTCACCGCGCGGGTGGACGCGATGGAGTTCCACGCGCCCATCCGCTTGGGCGACGTGGTGTGCCTGCGCGCGCAGGTCAACGCCGCGTTCGGGTCGTCGATGGAGGTGGGGGTCCTGGTGGAGCGGGAGGACCGGCGCACGCGTGAGCGGACCAAGTGTGTGGAGTCCTTCCTGACGTTCGTGAACGTCATCGAAGGCCGGCCCCGCGCGGTGCCCCGACTGCTGCTGAGCACGGAGGACGAGCGCCGGCGCGAGCAGGAAGCCCACGCGCGCCGGGCGCAGCGGTTGGCGGCGCGCTGACCGTCTGGCGCGCCTGGGACCGCAACCGTCATCCAAGGCGCCTGGGGCGACGGCGGCGGGTCGCCCGAACCTCCGTGGCGCGCCCCCGACCCGGGTTCCACGGTCCCAGAGTTGCGGGCTGGGCGCTGAGTTGCATAATTCCAGCGTGTTCACTCAAAAATCCCACATCGCCCTACGGGTAGTCGCCGGACTCCTCGCTCTGCTGTCGCTGGGGCCCGTCGAGCGCGCGGACGCTCAGGCGCCGCTCCTGCCCGAGCTGCAGCGCACCGCGCGGCGCGCGCGCACGGACCCGGCGCCGCACCGCGACTACGCGCGGGCGCTGCTGCGCGCGGGACAGTTCCGTGCCGCGGAGCGTGAGTTCAAGGTGGCCGCGCGCTTGTCGCGCAACGACCCGGCGGCGCTGCTCGAGGTGGCCGACGCCGTCTTCGCCACGGGCGACTGGAACGCCTCGCGACGCGCGTGCACCGCGCTCGAGCGGGCCACCGAGCAGAACTCGGCGTGGTCACGGGTGTGCCGGGCCAAGGCCTACCTGGTGGGGCAGCGCAGCGCGCGCGCGTTCGAAGAGCTCGAGATCGTGCTGCGCGAGATGCCCGATCTGCCTCAGGCACACCTGGCCCTCGGGGACGCGCACCGCTTCCGCGCGGACACGGAGAACGCGCTCTCGGCCTACCGCCGTGCGGCTGCGCTGGACCCGAGCTCGGCCGCTCCACACCTGGGCATGGGGCTCTTGTACGAAGCCACGGGGCGCCGGGCCGAGGCGATCGCCGCGCTGCGCGAGGCCCAGCGCCTCGAGGGAACGTGGCCCGAGGTGCAGCGCGCGCTGGGTCACATCGTGGGCGGTGAAGAGGGGCTCGCGCTGCTGCGCGCTGCGGCCGAGGGATACCCCACCTGGGCCCTCGCGCAGGCCGAGCTCGGCCGCGCCGAGCAACGCGCTGGACACCTGGCCGAGGCGCGCGCCGCGCTGACGCGCGCCCTCGCGCTCGACGCCGACCTCGCTCCCGCGCACGCCACGCTGGGCCGCGTGCAGTTCGCGGAAGGCGACAACCCCGCCGCAGAGGCGAGCTTCCGCCGCGCGCTCGAGCTGGTGCCCAACGACGCGGAGACCGCGGTGGCGCTGGCCGACCTGTTCGCCGCGACCGAGCGCTACGAAGAGGCCCTCGAGGGCTACCGCTCGGCCGCCGACATGAGCCCCAGTGACCCCAGCCCGCTGCTGGCGGGGGCCCGCTTGGCCGCGCGCTTGAACCGCACACTCTTCGCCACCGCGTACTTGGATCGCGCGCTCGAGCAGCACCCGGGTCACCTGGCGACGCTCGAGCTGTACGGCGACGTGATGCTCGCCCGCAACGACCGCACTCGCGCCCGCGCTTACTACACCGAGGCGCTGCAGCGCGCGACCGACGAGGACCTGGTGCGCATCCGGGCCAAGCTGGCGGGGCTGTAGCGGACTCTCGCCACCTACCGCGTGCATCCGGGTCGTTCAGTGGCATCCGTATTCGCACGCCTAGCCCGTAGGCGCGAGGAGGGGCCAGCAGCCTAGGGCGCGACGAACGTCCAACGCACGTTGCGGGTGTACTCCGGCGACGTCGCGTTCACTTGGATGGAGATACCCGATGGGCTGCCGTCGTACCACTGCAGCGGCACACGCCCGTGACTCTCGCGCACGAAGCCACCTCGACCACGCAGGGGCCGGAGCCGCTCGAGCGTGGGGTTGCGGTCGTTGGCGTCGACGCCGACGTAGGTCAGGCCGAGGCCGTCAGTGCAGTACTCGCCGTGGTTCACGTGCGGCACGAGGTTGCCCTGCTCGTCGTTCCACACGTGCCAGACGACGATGCCGCTGTCGTGCACGTCCGCGTCGTAGCTCTCGGCGCGCCTGTGCTCGATCAAGAAGTACTCCCCACGGCCGCTCAGCACGTCGTAGCGCGTGCGGTCGAAGAGCAGCAGCGGGCGGTCGCCGTCCCGCGTCGCGGCCGTGAGCCGTGCGGAGCCCGCCAACTCGGAGCGCACCTCGTGAATGTCGGGTTCGAGCCAGCCCGCGCGCAGCTTGTGCCACGCGTCGAGGTGATACACGCGCCGCAGGTCGGGGACGCCGGGGATGATGGTGGGACCCATCAACGTCGCGTAGGTCGGGATGGCGCAGTAGACGTCGAGCGTGCGGGCGACCACATGCGAGATCTCGTGCGTCATCGTCGCGAGGCTCGTGTGCTCGGGATAGATGGCGAACGTGCGCTCGCCGAACCGGTAGCCACCGATGGTCAGGGGCTGGAGCAGGCGAGCCGCCCCACCGTAGTCCTGGTGGATGCTCGGCCCGTTGGTGCGCGCCGCGGTCACCACCAGCACGACGAGCTCGTCGTGCGCGATGACGCCGTCGTCGTTCGCATCGTACTGGCTGAAGTCGTGGCCCGCGGCCACCGCCGCGCGGAGGGCGGCCGCCGCCACGAACTGAGGCACCGCGGGTGCCCTGTCCCAGTAGAACACCGCGCGCTCGGAGGCCGAGACCCGGAGCGCGCCGCTGTCGTCCCAGTAGAGATAGCGGCCGTCCACGGTGCGCAGCTGCACGGCGTCGCCGAGGGCGACGTCGGTGGTCCGGGTGGTGTACGGATGGTGGAGGACCTCGAACTGCCCGACGAGTGGCGGCCAGCCCCCCTCGGTCGTCGCGACCACGCGGTCGCCCTCGACCGTGAGCCAGCGCCCACCCACCGTGCGGAACCCCACGCGATCCAGCCCCCGCAGCGGCGCGCCGTTCACGTCGCCGACGAAGAAGCTCTCGAAGCTGTCCGCTCCCACGCTGTTCATGGAGACCTCGTCCGTCGCGGGGTCCACCTTCAGGTAGCGAAACCCTCCGCCGATGCGCGCGCGCAGCGACACGAACGGTGGTGGCGGCTCGGTCGCGGGCCACGGTCGGCCCGCCTCGGTGCGTTGCTGGTCGAGGTACGTCGGGTGAAACAGCCCCTGCGCGTTGCGGAGTGGGCCGAGCACCTCCCCGGGGTGAATGGCGAAGCGCCCGTCCGACATCTCGAGGAAGAACTGCCCGACGCTCAGGCTCGGGCCGCCCCCGAAGGTCAGCTGGCTGAGCGCGGCGTTCGTGTAGCTCATCGGCTCGTCGTCGAAGTCGACCGCCAGCGCCAACGTGGGGCGGTCACCCACGAGCGGCATCCCACCATTGGCCGTGCCGTAGTGGAAGTCATGGAGCGACACCGGACGAGGAGGCTCGTCGTCGGTCGGGTCGTCGAAGACGAGCGGCGGGCAGCCCGTCATGCCGAGCAGGGGCACCACCGAAAGGCAGAGCAGCACGTTGCGGACGGCGAGGACGACGCTCGCGGCCCGCCGACGAAGGAGAGGATCGACCCACATGCCGCCTACGTTAG contains:
- a CDS encoding acyl-CoA thioesterase, which encodes MSEDTPPRSPSTPTDAHAASPSPTGRPPSDSYTEMTEMVLPQHTNVVGTAFGGVIMSWVDICAAIAAQRHCGEVAVTARVDAMEFHAPIRLGDVVCLRAQVNAAFGSSMEVGVLVEREDRRTRERTKCVESFLTFVNVIEGRPRAVPRLLLSTEDERRREQEAHARRAQRLAAR
- a CDS encoding tetratricopeptide repeat protein, with the protein product MFTQKSHIALRVVAGLLALLSLGPVERADAQAPLLPELQRTARRARTDPAPHRDYARALLRAGQFRAAEREFKVAARLSRNDPAALLEVADAVFATGDWNASRRACTALERATEQNSAWSRVCRAKAYLVGQRSARAFEELEIVLREMPDLPQAHLALGDAHRFRADTENALSAYRRAAALDPSSAAPHLGMGLLYEATGRRAEAIAALREAQRLEGTWPEVQRALGHIVGGEEGLALLRAAAEGYPTWALAQAELGRAEQRAGHLAEARAALTRALALDADLAPAHATLGRVQFAEGDNPAAEASFRRALELVPNDAETAVALADLFAATERYEEALEGYRSAADMSPSDPSPLLAGARLAARLNRTLFATAYLDRALEQHPGHLATLELYGDVMLARNDRTRARAYYTEALQRATDEDLVRIRAKLAGL